aggatacctttcagcatttcatataatactggtttggtggtgatgaactcctttagcttttccttatctgtgaagctctttatctgaccttcaattctgaatgatagctttgctgggtaaagtaatcttggttgtaggttcttggcattcatcactttgaatatttcttgccactcccttctggcctgcaaagtttctgttgagaaatcagctgacagtcatatgggtattccttgtaggtaactgagtttctttctcttgctgcttttaagattctctctttgtcttttgctcttggcattttaattataatgtgtcttggtgtggtcctctttggattccttttgtttggggttctctgtgcttcctggacttggaagtctatttctttcaccaggtaggggaagttttctgtcattatttcttcaaataggttttcaatatcttgctctctctcatcttctggcacccctataattctgatgttggtacgcttgaagctgtcccagaggctccttacactatctttgtattttcggattcttttttcattttgcttttctggttgggtgttttttgcttcttcgcatttcaaatctttgccttgattcttgcgctcctctggtctgctgttggcagtctgtatagtattcgttatttcagtccgtgtatgcttaatttctagttggttctttatcataacattgagggtctcattagatttcttgaggatctcagtaactttatcggtggcttctagacagttcttgagagaccttaaaagtgtggttctgaactcaatatcctccattgacagttttgtcctgtttctttgtctccgcattttttatgctttcttggtgcaccccctagtggcctttgtgcgcagtcttgttgtagttaagccttgattgttgtagttaatactagggggatttgacctccaggccaactggctgtcaCAAACACCAGCTACTTGTTTATTGAATTTCACTGGGAATGACATGTAACCAGCCTTCTGCACAGCTTGCTGATGTCACCAGCAGAGGTCAACTGAAGGCTGTTAGCAGCAGAATGAGCTGGACAGTCCACTTTTcttccatgtggtgcttgccatgTTTTTGCTCTATTTCTGTTGAAGTCTCCCTTGTTTTGTGATCTTCAGTGGTCAAGAAATTCACAGGGGCCTCTTATTAATCCATCCTATAGGTCTTTCATTTTCAGCCAATTTCTTGAAACCAGTGTAGTATGtgcaacacatttttaaaatgggacTTCCCCCTGTCACAAGAATTAACATTCATCGCATAATTTCTCTGTTTCAGGTCCTTGGCATAAAAGGGATGATGTGGAGGCCTATTCTGAGCACAGTGTATCTGTAGGAGAGTCTCAGGTCAGGGCTTCCAAGACAGCCGCACCCACCCAGAGGACCCATCTGTGTAAGCCGTGCTTCTcagtgttaaaagatattttgcacctgactgagttACAAGTGGTTTACTTTGAGAAGAATGTGTTCTTAAGTGATGCCTGTGTGAGAGACTtgtgtttcagtgcaaaccctcaccagcaacagaaggatgccagtggagagaagccctggAAAGAAGATATGGAGAGTGCCTCGCTTGTGACGAGTTGCTGCTTCTACTTATCTGGGGTGCCTGCAGCCAATATGGAGGTCGGTGAAGACTCCCCAGCCATCTCAGGGCTgctccagcaccaggccactcttAACACTGAGGAGCCACACAGTAGCaatgagatttcacaggaatttctcagtggaaaaagacaTCACCAGTGTGTTGAATGTGAAACAGCTGTCAACCAGAAACAGAAAGTTGCTTATCAGAAAGGTCTCTGCTCTGGAGATAGGATTGATGAGTATAATAAATGTGGGAAAGTGTTTAGACGAATATTTAACCACCTTCATCATGGGAGAGTTCACACTACTGAAAAGCCCTACGAATGTATTGATTGTGGGAAGGTCTTCAGTGAAAGCACTGCTCTCATTAAACACAACAGAGTTCACATTAGAGAAAAGCAGTATGAATGTAGTGactgtgggaagtccttcagtcacaGGTCTGACTTGACTAGACACCtcagaattcacactggagaaaagccgtatgtgtgtagtgaatgtggaaagCATTTCAGTCGAAGGTCTTACCTCACTatacaccacagagttcacactggagaaaagccatatgagtgtagtgattgtgggaagtcctttagtCAAAGGTCTCACCTCACTatacaccacagagttcacactggagaaaagccatatgtgtgtagtgaatgtggtaAGCATTTCAGTCAAAGGTCTCACCTCACTctacaccacagagttcacactggagaaaagccataaatatacagggaatgttttattttcacttattatAAGAGCACTTAAGGAGC
This sequence is a window from Myotis daubentonii chromosome 21, mMyoDau2.1, whole genome shotgun sequence. Protein-coding genes within it:
- the LOC132222902 gene encoding zinc finger protein 772-like, with protein sequence MNFEDMAIAFSQEEWGLLDEAQRHLYCDVMLEVFALLSIAGPWHKRDDVEAYSEHSVSVGESQVRASKTAAPTQRTHLCKPCFSVLKDILHLTELQVVYFEKNVFLSDACVRDLCFSANPHQQQKDASGEKPWKEDMESASLVTSCCFYLSGVPAANMEVGEDSPAISGLLQHQATLNTEEPHSSNEISQEFLSGKRHHQCVECETAVNQKQKVAYQKGLCSGDRIDEYNKCGKVFRRIFNHLHHGRVHTTEKPYECIDCGKVFSESTALIKHNRVHIREKQYECSDCGKSFSHRSDLTRHLRIHTGEKPYVCSECGKHFSRRSYLTIHHRVHTGEKPYECSDCGKSFSQRSHLTIHHRVHTGEKPYVCSECGKHFSQRSHLTLHHRVHTGEKP